A window of the Hordeum vulgare subsp. vulgare chromosome 5H, MorexV3_pseudomolecules_assembly, whole genome shotgun sequence genome harbors these coding sequences:
- the LOC123396621 gene encoding cytochrome c oxidase subunit 5b-1, mitochondrial-like, which translates to MRQIARTDHHRSHRRPPTTTGSRRPRGSNARSTARTTASLSCLVHEAAAPDPEFPTQRQGMDESNENPAIIQSYFDKRIVGCPGDEGEDEHDVVWFWLEKGKPHKCPVCTQYFKLEVIGNGGNPDGHDEDDHHHH; encoded by the exons ATGCGCCAGATCGCGCGCACCGACCACCACAGAAGCCACCGCCGGCCGCCAACGACCACTGGATCCCGCCGCCCACGCGGCTCGAACGCGAGATCCACCGCCCGCACGACTGCTAGCTTGTCGTGCCTCGTCCATGAagccgccgctccagatccggAGTTCCCCACGCAGAGGCAGGGCATGGATGAAAGTAAC GAAAATCCAGCTATCATTCAATCATACTTCGACAAAAGGATTGTTGGTTGCCCAGGTGATGAAGGAG aggatgagcatgatgttgtgtgGTTTTGGTTGGAGAAAGGCAAGCCACACAAATGCCCAGTCTGCACTCAGTATTTCAAG CTTGAGGTTATTGGGAACGGAGGAAACCCTGATGGACATGATgaggacgaccaccaccaccattaA